In Paenibacillus dendritiformis, the DNA window GACTCGATAAGCTGATGCACACCATACAGCAATTGCCGGAGGACAGCCAGCAGCAATTGGTCGCCTGGATGGCGAATATACTAAGTCAGAAATTGCCGGAAAATGAACCGCATTTGCGTGAGCTTATCCAAAACGAAAAAGGAGGCGTATCGGTTATGGGGCTTGAAAAAACCTTGGATGCCATTAAGCGCGAAGGAAGACGCGAAGGCCGAAGAGAAGGTATGCGAGAAGGTATGCGAGAAGGCAAACAAGAAGGCCAGCGGGAAGCAAAGGAGGAAGTTGTCCTGCAAATGATTGCCGAAAATCTGGATCCTGAATTGATCGCCAGAGTCACGGGCTTTTCACTCGACATTATTGCACAGTTACGCGAAAAATCTAAATCTAAGTGATTCATATTCCGGCCGCTTCTTTTGAACGGCCCCTTTTTTACTCCTTGTATTTAAGTACATCTTTCAGATTAAAAATACCAGTTCTCTTTTACAATGAGCCAGCAGCAATTGGTCGCCTGGATGGCGAATATTTTAAGTCAGAAATTGCCGGAAAATGAACCGCATTTGCGTGAGCTTATCCAAAACGAAAAAGGAGGCGTATCGGTTATGGGGCTTGAAAAAACCTTGGATGCCATTAAGCGCGAAGGAAGACGCGAAGGCCGAAGAGAAGGCATACGAGAAGGCATGCGAGAAGGTATGCGAGAAGGTATGCGAGAAGGTATGCGAGAAGGCAAACAAGAAGGCAAGCGGGAAGCAAAAGAAGAAGTGGCCAAGAACATGATTGCCGAAAATCTGGACCCTGAATTGATCGCCAGGGTCACGGGCTTTTCACTCGATATTATCGCTCAGTTACGGGAAAAATCCTATTGAACAAGCCATTTCATTTCGAAGCAGCTTTTAGCTTTTTTAATTGTACCGGCTTCTTAACTCCAAAAAAATCGCCGCTTCCCATGGTCGTCCTGCGACCTCCCAAATATCAATCACAGCGGGCTTCCACTTAGGATGCGATTTCAACGTAGGGCTCGAATTTTTCGATGATGGCAACCCAGGGGATTTCATGTGAGCTTCAAATTTATACCTGCCGTTTATGAACCGCCCCCCTCTTTCCTGCCAGGAACGCCCCTCATTATTTTTCCAGTATATTTTAAAAGTAAACTTAAGTAACTTAACAGAATTTTTTATCTAAGTCCATATCTCGCTTCACTGTTACCGCCTTCTCCCACCATGCCTTCGACATTAGCAAAGATTTCCCTGCACTAAAAAAGCCGCTGAATAATCAGCGACTTAATTACGTTTGTACATTAAAAAACTCTAATTTTGTAGATGTCAACGAGTTCACCCGTATCCGCATCTTTAATGGATACATACACCGTTCCTCTTTTTAAACCTTTCACTTTACCATAACTAGTAAGGCGAATTATCTCTCCCGAATCGCCGATCGGTTCAATAGCATAAAGATATGAGTCTTCATAAGGCAAATAATCAGTTTCACCTACGGCTAGTCTCATTTCTTTGTAGCTTTTTGACGCTTGAATTTCGTGCATGTCTTTTGCAGCAAAGGATGGGGCAGTCGCACCCAATGACAATGCAACCCCTAATAAAGAAGCAATTAAGATTTTGTTCATGTTCGTTCCTCCCTTAAAATGGTATTTCAACTACAAGGTCATTGTATCCCCTTATTTTCCAACGATCAATATATTTAGTATAACTGTAAGGTTATTGTAAGGTTCCGCTGCCTCTGAATAACAGCAACTTGAGATTTGTAGCACTTTTCTCGAAATATACTTCTTGAGCATCCACCCTTTTGGTTAAGTCAAAACGGCCGCCTTTCAATCCTCTTTCTGCGAAAATGCCCCTGATTAACACAGCAAAATCCGTTTCCCTCGAACGCGAATTCACTTTATACTAACGGTTTACTTTAAAAGAAGACGCTAACGCGTTACAATATTATGGTAAGGGAGAGGAGAGATGGAATGACAGTCCAACAAGAGGCGGCAATGCAATCGATGGTAGAATGGCTGGCTGATGAACATGAACTCGGCCGCGAACCCAGCAAGATTGAGATCGCAGGTGAATTTGATCTGCACGATATGCATTACTACATATTCAAGTATAAAAAGACCATGCTCGGGACATGGCTTCTTGGCGTCTGTGGCGGCTATGAAGCTCCAGATGACACGGAGCATTGCGGCCACGTGTTCAGTGAGATGCAGCCCTATGATCCGGCTACTGCGGAGCAGGAAGCGATTGCGATGGTCGAAATGATCCGCGAGTATTGGATGAAGCAAGCGGCAGCACTTGAGGCAGAGCAAGAACAATCTGATCCTTCCGGGTCGAAGAAGGAATCATCCGGCCTTTTTAACGGTTTCGTTCTGCTCAACGCTTCGGAGTGCGACCTTGAACAGATCAAGGCCAATCTGCTGCAGGACTGGAACATCTCTTGTCCATCCGCCGAGAACCCCGAGGAAGAAAAAGAGGGAACTATGGTCTTTGAGGTGGAAGGCTTCACCTTGGCCGTTAGCTTTGTCGATGCTCCCGTGCCGGACGGCGAAGCCGAGCATTACGCGCAAGGCAACTACCTCTGGCCGGAGGCCGTGGAGATCACTAAAACGCATGTCGCCCAAATCATATTGGCTGTATTTACCCGCTCCGGCTCCCCGCTGGACAGCGGAAGAATGTATACCAAGCTGGCCGCCAGTTGCTTAAAGCTCCCGAATGCAATCGGGCTTTATTCATCCGGCACCGTCTTTCAGCCTGAATTCTTCGTCCAGTTGGCCGAGATAATGAAGTCGGATGACGAATTTCCTTTATTAAATCTGGTGCATTTCGGCCTTGTCCGAACGGAATCAGGAGTGAGCGGATACACGGTCGGGCTGGAGCATTTCGGCAAGGACGAAATCGAAGTGCTGGACAGTCAGGCAACCCCTGCCGAGCTGCGTGACTTCCTGATTTATATTTCCGCTTATGTCGTAGAGCAGGACGTCACCTTACGAGATGGCGAGACGATCGGCTTCACGGCGGAACAGAAGCTGCCGATTACCCGCTCCGAAGGCATATATGTTGACGGTGACAGTCTTAAAATCGAATTTTAAGGCAAAAAAGAGCAGTGAAGCGCGATGCTTCCTGCTTTTTTTGTGCCCCGGCAGCTCCGACCGCGACAAATGAGACAAACCGCCGTACCCTACGAAGCCAGAAACGCTCCCATAATGTCCTCCAAATCGAACGGAGTGATTCCACGCTGGACCGAAAATACGGTCTGCGCCTCCTCTTCCCGCTCGACAAGCTGTCCGCGCGCCAGCGCATGCAGCCGGAACAACTCATACAGATTCGGCTTGGCTGCCGTAGTCATCGCTTTGCCCATGGCGACCATTCCCGTCTGATGTCCTTCCACATTGTTATAGAATTGAGGATTGCGGGTCAAAGCCAGATCGCACCAAATGACGGTGCGCTCCGCCAAATCGAGTATAGCCGGAATGGCAATCTGCGTGTTGGCCGTCAAATCAAGGCGATCAACGACGGTCGCCGGATCGAACACCTCGCCCGATTTCGGATGCTGACGCATCATCCAGCCAGCGAAGCATTCCGGCAGCTCGCTATACGCTTGCCCCGTGAAGGAATGCAGCGTGGCCACAATATAGCGTCCGCCGTACTGGAGGACAGTAGGAATGTCGATATCGATGAACTCGCAGGCGCCATGCGGTGCCGATACGATATCGCCGCTATGGGCCGCCTTATAGCGCGCAGACCTCAAATTCGTATAAGAGATATGCTCCTTGTAGTTCCAGGCGTCATCATACAAGACGGCAGAGAGATCGATATCGGTGCGGCCTGTCGCCTTTCCGTCGCTCACCCCTTCTTTCCACCACAGGAAAAAGCGAATCGTCTCCCCTGCCGGCATGGCCAGCTTGCTGCCACGCACGAGCGTACGCAAGGACTTGCTGGCGGAACGCTGGGAGAAAGGCACCATATAGTTCTGCAATTGCGGATCAAGATAGACATTCCCGAGAGCAGGTAGCTTGGCGAAGCGGGCGAGCAATGTCTCTTCGCATACCTCCACTACGGCAGCGCATGCGTCCGGCGCGACGGGAGGCCGCGTATCTGGCGAAGAGAACGCTTTGGCCACATTGCCTTTCGGGAAAAACAGCCGCAGTTCATTAGCATACGGGCGATACTTGAAATGCGTCATTACTTGCAGCAAGACCGGTGTCGCCACCCGATCCGCCACCGATGCAAAAAACGAGGCAATCCAGCCCGCCTCCGCTCCTTCCAGGCGAAGCAAATGATCCAAGCGCCGGGCAAATTCACCCGGCTGCTCCAATAGCTGCTCCACGGCCTGATCGGTATCGAAATAGCGCAGCGACTCCTCAAGACGATGGCCAAAGGTCGCATAAGGCCGATTGTTGCGCAGCACATCAAACGCTTCTTGGCATCGTGGATAACGGCTCTTATATTCCGAAGGATGCAAGATCTCGCCCAGACGCACCCAGCGGTGGCGGCAGCGCAGCATATCTTCGGCCGGATGCGGGCATTGCTCCAGCAAGCCAAGCAGCAACCGCCGCTCTGCCCGCGTGAACTTGCGGAAGGGCGTGCTCGCCGCCAGGCTGACATCGCCGTCCGACCAGGCCACGGCCAGACGCAGCACATCTGTCGCCGTCCGCACATAGCGTTGAATGCGAGTCACGTCCGCCTTGCCGCTGCGCAGCAAAGCAGCAACGATAAAGCCGACCTGCTCCTTATGCGGGATCGCATCCGGCAATAAAGCGTCAATGTCCTGGTCATGCTCCATGACCCAGGCCAGATCCTGTTTGTCGGTGTCCGAGATGGACGTATTCGCCTGCATCAGCTCACGCATGAGCTGGCGGAAGTGCTCCTCGCTACCGAGCTCGATGATCTCCAGCTTCGTCTTGCCCCGCAAAATTTCCCGGGTGATCGGCTCCATCTCAGGCACTTCATTCGTCACATAGTGATACCATGCATTTAAAAATAACACGGCATCGCTTGCCTCCATGACCTGCTCCGGGAAATTCGGATACATCGGCCGATAGGCAACATGCGCGCCAACGAGCTTTTTCAAGCTATGGATCAATGCTTTGTACCATCTCAAAAACGAAACCTCCGACAGCGTGCGAAGAGCCGCAAGCAGCGCGGGGGAACAGGTGAAGCCGAGTGCGGCTATATTTTTCATTGCCGTCGCCAACTGCGCGTCCGGAAGCTTGGATTGTTCCGGTACCACGATTACTTTTCGGCTTCTGCGCAAATAAATCTCGTTCTGCATCATGTCATACCCCTTTTCGATGGAACTGCATCGCCAGGAAAGCCGCCCCTCTAGTAACACCCAAGTTATTGTAGAAGGAAGAAAGACGATAGCCTGGCGAACGCAGTCTGGTATCTTCCGGAAAGCTGCTACCCTAAGCCAGGGTAAAGGAAGTAGAAGGAAGGTTAGCAATAGCCGGAAGATGGGAGCGCCGCTCAAGCTGTTGCCCGCTCGGCCTCTTGGTTACTATCTTCGCACCATGGGGAGCTCGCGAACAGGGCGCAAGTATGGCGAACTTGGAAAAATGATGCATGGATAGGTTTTTCCTTCGTTTGCCAGCGGCGATCCGCAACTGCTATACTGTAGGCATATTGAACAAAGGAGTGAAGGGGAATGACGCAGAAGACACGCATCGGCAAGACGGACTTATGGGTTAATCCGATTGGGCTTGGAGCCAACGCGGTCGGGGGACATAACATTCACCCGAACTTGAACGATGAGACAGGCAGGGAGGTCGTCCGTACGGCCTTCGATCAGGGCATCGACTTTGTGGACACGGCGTTCTTCTACGGACCGGAGCGCTCGGAGCAGCTTATCGGCGAAGTGATGAAGGAGAGGGGCAACCGTTCGGACATCGTAATCGCCACCAAGGGGGCGCACAAGTTCGTGGACGGCAAGGTGGAGATCGACAACTCCCCCGCCTTCCTGACCGCCGCCGTAGAGAACAGCCTGCGGCGTCTTCAGACCGACTACATCGACTTGTTCTACATACACTTTCCGGACGAACAGACGCCGAAGGACGAGGCCGTTGGCACGCTGAAGAAGCTCAAGGACGAGGGGAAAATTCGGGCCATCGGCGTATCCAACTTCACCATCGAGCAATTGCGGGAAGCGAATAAGGACGGCTACGTCAACGTCATCCAGGACGAATACAACCTGATCAAGCGCGATAAAGAGCGTGATCTTCTTCCTTATGCGGCGGAGAACGGCATTTCATTCATCCCTTACTTCCCGCTGGCGTCAGGCTTGCTGGGCGGCAAGTATACGAAGGATTCGCAGTTCACGGACGGACGTGCCAACAGCCCGATGTTCCAGGGCGAGGCGTTCGCCGCGAATCTGGAGAAGGTGGAGCAAGTCCGGCAGATAGCGGAAGCGAAGCAGGCCGAAGTGGCCCATGTCGTGCTGGCCTGGTATTTGACGCGGGACGCTATCGACGCGCTCATTCCGGGCGCCAAGCGGCCGGATCAGGTACTGAACAACCTGAAGACCTTATCTGTTCGGCTCACTCCGGAGGAGATCGAGCGGATCGATCAGATTTTCAAAGCATAATTGCATATGGAGCTCCAGGGCTGTCCCACAAGTCAGAAAAAAATGACGAAGGGCAGCCCTTTTTGGCGGGATTCACAGCAGCTCTGCTCTCATTCGTCACCAGTCTTCCAACCACCAACTATCCTCATTGTAGAATGGTTTACATTAAATAGTTATTTTGTCATGTCATGTTTACAAAACAAGAGGGGGATGGTAAATTATAGGTAATATATCATTGATTATGGGGAGAAGGTGCTTATCGGATGGCACAAATATTGTCCATTGGTGAATTAATACAATGTCACAGATACAATAGAGGCATGACATTAGCGCAATTGTCAGAGCTGACAGGCATACATAAAGGGACCATCTCCAAAATTGAAAACGGTGACGTGAAAAGACCGGAATATAAGACCATCCGTCCGCTTGCAGATACATTGCAAATCCCGCTAGAGACGTTAGTCGAACTGCACATCACCGTGGATAAGAGGGCGGACACCCTCCTCTTCGTGTTGCAGGACGTGATTCAGCATTCGGGTACTGCCGATCTGGTGACCAAAGTAGGCAGAAAATTTTTGGAATCCCCCAGTGACGATAGTCACGCCTTGGTGGAACGGCTTTATGACTTCACGGACAGCCTGGAAAATAAGGAGATTAAATTAGCCCTGTATCAAGCCATAGTGGACTATTCTCGCGACCATGGAATCATGCCTTTTTTGGCTAAAGGGTTACTCCAGGTGTATCTTATCGAGCGAGACGACTTTTCCCGGCTCCGGGACGTTTACGACAGTGGTAAACATATCGTTCAATTCGTTGATTTTTTAACCAGCGAAGAGAGAATCACTTTCTACTACAAATTGGCTATACATGCGTTCAATTTATTTCTGTACGAACAAAGTATTAATCTCTGTTTAAATGTTCTTCAAGAAGCAGGTGAAGCAGGTAGAGAGCATTTGTATTACGTAAACGCCCTCGGCATATTGTGTAATTCTTATTTCTACCTTGGAGACTACCAGAGGTCTGAAAATTTTTTATCGCTTTATATGCACTACGAGTACCCGGACGTAAAAGCAAATGCAGTGCTTATGTCAGCATTAATAAACGCTAAAAAAGGAAACTCAAATTTTGCTATCACAGAGCTTAGAACATTTCTGGAAACATGCAGTCAGGATGCCGCACTTCAAGCTATTAATCAGCTAATGCCCTTATATTTGCAAGAAAACCGATTAGTTGAGGCCAGACAGTTGATTGACTACCCGATATGCATGGAATCCATCAGCACAAATAACCCTAATACTATTTCACAGTTAGCTGAATATTATTATCATCGAGCTGCATACTTTGTTACCCTGGGCGAACTCAATAAGGGAGTATCTGAATACCTGGAAGGCGCGTTTCATTTCTCAAGAGTAAATGATACGGTTCAGGAAAAAGAATGTATCAAACAAATCATGTGCATCCACCTGCAACAAAACGTTACCATGTCAATGTCCACAGTGGAAAAATTGAAGGCGTATTATGAACGCAGTGCAGCTAAAGAAAATAAATTGGAGGGATTGGTATGAAGCGTCTCATAGCAAAGCTATGCAGCGGCATCGTTTGTTCGGCAGTCGTTGTGGTAACTTCAAGTGTGGCATTGGGGAATAGTGGAGGCATTTTTCCATGGTAAGAGTACCTGATAGGTACTCTTTTTCGTTTCTTCTTGTTTCCTGTAATTGAATTTATTGGGATTCGTTCGACACATTGTATACTCATAGTTAAGAAAGCGCCCCATTATCCAAGCTGATGCGAGGTGACGAACTATTGTGTACAGTGATGATATTCTCCATAAAATTAACGGACTTCGACAAAAATTGATCCACGTTGCCAATCAAAAAGGGAAATTTACAGACGACGAAGTCGTTCAAGTTAGCCAACAGCTAGATATTTATATACTTGAGCTGCAAAAGTATTATATAACACAACAAGAAAAAGTCATAGCTAGAAGGAGCAGCTAGGTTCAGGGAAAGGCTTGGTAAGTATACAACTTGTGGGGTAGTCAAATGGCAAACGGATTAATCCAAGCGTTGCAACGATGGGATAGCTGGTCCTAAAACCATAAAATCAGTCATGGGTCATATCATTGAATATGGGGAGAAGGTGCTTAACGGATGGCACAACTACTGTCCATTGGGGAGTTAATACAATGCTACAGACGCAATAGAGGCATGACGCTAACACAATTGTCAGAGCTGACTGGCATACATAAAGGGACCATCTCCAAGATTGAAAACGGTGATGTGAAAAGACCGCAATATAAGACCATCCGTCCGCTTGCAGAAACATTGCAGATCCCGCTAGAAACTTGGGTCGAACTGCACATTACCGTGGACAAGAGGGCGGACACCCTCCTATTTCTGCTGCAGGATATGATTCAGCATTCGGGTACTGCCGAGCTGGTAACCACAGTAAGCAGAAAATTTTTGGAATCCTCCGGCGACGATAGTCACGCCTTGGTGGAACGGCTTTATGACTTCGCGGGCCACGTAGAAAATAAGGAGATTCAATACGCTCTGTATCAACTCATTGTTGACTATTCGCGCGACCATGGCATCATGCCCTTTCTGGCCAGGGGATTACTTCAGGTGTACCTTATCGAACGGGACGACTTCACCAGGCTCAGATCTGTTTACGAGAGCGGCAGGCATATTGTTCAGTACGCCCAATTTTTAACCCCAGAAGACCGAATCGTTATGTATTACAAACTATCGATTCATGCGTTCAATTTATTTCTGTATCGGCAAAGCATCGAGCTCGGCCACCAAGTTCTTCGAGAGGCAGCTCCAGACAACTGGTTTTACATTAATGCGCTTGGCATAATTCGTGATTCTTACTTCTATATAGAGAACTACGAAAAGTCTGAATATTACTCACGACTCTATTCACAATACGACTATCCTCACATCAAGAGATATTCAATTCTTATGACAGCATCGCTCAACGCAAAAAAGGGAAAGACCGAAGTAGCTATCGAACAGTTGACATCATTTCTGAAAACATGCAATCAGGATGATGCCCTTCTGGCGCTGAATCAATTAATGAAAATATATTTGCGGGAAAATCGATTGGAAGAAGCTGTACAACTACTTTCATATCCAGTATGCCCGCAATCCATCAGCACAAACAACCCCAATATCATCTCGCAACTTGCCAAATTTTATTTTCATCGAGCTCAATATTACATTACAGTTGGCGACATTCAAAAAGGAGTATCAGATCTGCTAGAAAGTGCATGGTACTTCTCTAAGGTGGATGATACTGATAATGAAAAGGAATGCAAAAACAAATTAGAAAATTTAAATGATGCATTGTTGGCCAAAGTCAAAGAACTTAAACAAAAATTAATCCACATCGCCAGTCAAAAAGGGAAACTTACGGATGACGAAGTTGTTCAGATTAGCCAACAGCTAGATATTTACATACTTGAGCTGCAAAAGTATTATATAAAACAACAAGAAAAGGACATAGCTAGAAGGAGCAGCTAGATTCAGGGAAAGGCTTGGTAAGTAAACAAGTTGTGAGGTGGTCAGATGGCAAACGAATTAATCAACGCGTTGCAGCGATTAAAGGAAAAGGAATGGGTCGATCTGACGCATACGTTCGGTCCGGACTCGCCTCATTTTTCCGCCTTTGCCGACGCCCGGTTCACGACCTTATTCAACCATGATGACGGATTTTTTGCCCAGAGCTTTACCTTCCCCGGACAGTACGGAACGCATTTGGATGCTCCCATTCATTTTGTGCGGAATACTCGTTATTTGGATGAGCTGGATTTGAAGGAATTGGTCCTGCCTCTGGTCGTGATCGACAAGTCCAAAGAAGCCGAAGCGAACCATGACTATACGATCAGCGTAGAAGACATTTTGCAATTTGAAGCGGAGCACGGCACCATCGAGGCAGGCTCCTTCGTCGCGCTGCGAACCGATTGGAGCAAGCGCTGGCCGGATAAAGACGCCTTCAATAACAAAGATGCGGACGGCAACAACCATGCACCGGGCTGGTCGCTGGCCGCGCTTCAATTTTTATTCCAGGAAAGAAAAATCAAAGCAATCGGCCATGAAACATTCGATACGGACGCGAGCGTGGACTATCAAAAGAATGGCGCCCTGTTAGCAGAGTATTACGTGCTCGAACAAGACGCCTACCAAGTCGAGCTCATGAAGAATCTGGATAAAGTGCCGGCCACAGGCGCCATCATCTTTAACATTGTGCCCAAGCCGGAGAAAGCATCCGGATTTCCGGTGCGATCCTTCGCCATCTTGCCATAAACGCAAAAAACACGCTGCCGTACGCAAGCGTGTTTTTCTATTGGCTAAGCCAAGCAGCCGCATCCCCTTAGATCATAACCCGCCCAGCACTGCATGACTTCGGAGTGCTCCATCCGTTCTTTATAGTCGGAGCAAGACTCTCTGATAATTTTCTGTTAATTGAATCAATTTCATAAATCGAAAGTCTTGCTATGACTGGGTTTTTAAGGTACAGAAAAAGGAGTACCTCCCCAAATCTCGAATAAGTAAAGTATCCACACAATACCCAAAGAGATGAGGCGAACTCCCTATGCCCTATATTCGACATGAGAGCTTATTTACCCTGCAAGAGCTTTATGAGATGGAACAAAAAGATCGTTTTCGTGAGATTTTTTCTACAATCGACATCACTCCGATCTTGCGTTTGGTCAGGAAAACATCTTTTTATGGTGCCCCCATTGAAGTGAATTATAGGGCGATGGTCTATTCCTTGATTGTTAGAATCGTTGAACGTATTCCTACGATTAAAGATTTAATAAAGAGACTTCAACATGACATCTTATTCCGCATGGATTGTGGCTTTATGCTTTCAGAAGCGATTCCTTCGGCCTCTTCCTATTCCCGGTTGGTGCGCAAGATGAGCCAAAGCCATGCACTGGAGGACATGCAAGAGCAGTTACTCGAACAAGCCATGGCAGAAGGATTCATTACAGACGATACGGTTGCAATCGATGCGACCCATATCGAAGCTCGGGATCAGGCACCTGCGAAGCAAGAAAAGGAAAAACCTGAGCCAAAAAAGCGTGGGCGAAAAACAAAAGCCGAACGTGAAGCTTGGCTCAAACAAAAGCAAGAAGAAGAGGAACAAAAACCAATCTTCGAAAAAGAAATTGCCGCTCAATTAAATGAATCATTCCATGTTTTGCGAGATCAAATGCCTCTTGATCCGCAGTGGGGAGTCAAGAAAAATAGTGATGGAAAAAATGTCTTTTGGTATGGCTATAAAGGTCATCTTGCCATTGGAACGCAGAGTCAGTATATCCTCGGAGCCTTGCTCTCTTCCGGAAGCTTGAATGACGGTAAAGCGGCCATTCCACTCCTAAAAGGGGTTGCTTCACAGCATCCGAATTTCAGTTTCAAGTACGCAACCATGGATGCTGGATACGATTATGAACCTATATACAAGCAAGTTCGAGAAGCAGAGGCACATGCTGTAATTGCGTATAACCGTCGCCGAGACCAGAACACGACGGATTTGACGAACACTTCGCCCCAACCTGTGTAAGGGAGCATTCTTATCGTTATGACAGCTACGATTCAAAATATGGAACACTCAAATATGTTCGACCGAAAGAATGCGAAAGCTGTCCATTGGCGCATGATTCACTTTGCCAGAAAGTCTATAAAATGAAGATAACAACTGATCTTAGAAAATATACCGCCCCGGCCAGAGGCTCAAAGCATTGGAAAGAAATCGCTAAGAGACGTTCTGCAGTCGAAAGAGTGAATGCTTACTTGAAGGAATTCTTCCAATTGAACAATGTGAGACACCGAACGGGTCAAAAAGCTAAGGTTCATTTTAACTTGGTTACTTTGGTTTACAATTGTATAAAATTAGCATGTGATCGTTTAAATCGTCAATTCCAAGAGCAAGCTGCATAATTTTCAAAAAAGGAAATACTTTAATTCGGTTAATCTACAGTTTTGTAATTATGCATTATGAAATTGATTCAATTTAGTTATTCTTTTAATATTTTTTGGACCGCTGGTCTTAAAGCTAAAAAAATCAGATAGCCCAGTAAACCTCCAAATGTGTTTGTGAGCAAATCAGTCACATCAAAAGTTCTTGAATGTAAGCCTCCCCACCACGCACTTAGTAACTGAGAAGATTCAATGAGTAAGCTAAAAGTAAAAGTCAATGCAACCGTACGGAGAACACCTTTTTTCTTAGCGATGGGATATAGAAATCCAAATGGCATCATCATAATTACATTTAAAAGGAGCTCTCTAGCCGCCCCACTGTAATTTGCCATTAAATCTCTAAAAGGAATAAAATTTGCCGTCTCCATAAACAAATTATTCGTTCCGCCAAAAGGTAAGGTAAATGGCATTACCGTAACAAATAAGACCATTACCATATAAACGTATATTATTGAATTCAGGATTAAATGCTTTTTTGATTTTTTATTCCATTTCCTATAAAAAAACAAAACATAAATGAATGAATCAATTTCATAATGCATAATTACAAAACTGTAGATTAACCGAATTAAAGTATTTCCTTTTTTGAAAATTATGCAGCTTGCTCTTGGAATTGACGATTTAAACGATCACATGCTAATTTTATACAATTGTAAACCAAAGTAACCAAGTTAAAATGAACCTTAGCTTTTTGACCCGTTCGGTGTCTCACATTGTTCAATTGGAAGAATTCCTTCAAGTAAGCATTCACTCTTTCGACTGCAGAACGTCTCTTAGCGATTTCTTTCCAATGCTTTGAGCCTCTGGCCGGGGCGGTATATTTTCTAAGATCAGTTGTTATCTTCATTTTATAGACTTTCTGGCAAAGTGAATCATGCGCCAATGGACAGCTTTCGCATTCTTTCGGTCGAACATATTTGAGTGTTCCATATTTTGAATCGTAGCTGTCATAACGATAAGAATGCTCCCTTACACAGGTTGGGGCGAAGTGTTCGTCAAATCCGTCGTGTTCTGGTTCTCGGCGACGGTTATACGCAATTACAGCATGTGCCTCTGCTTCTCGAACTTGCTTGTATATAGGTTCATAATCGTATCCAGCATCCATGGTTGCGTACTTGAAACTGAAATTCGGATGCTGTGAAGCAACCCCTTTTAGGAGTGGAATGGCCGCTTTACCGTCATTCAAGCTTCCGGAAGAGAGCAAGGCTCCGAGGATATACTGACTCTGCGTTCCAATGGCAAGATGACCTTTATAGCCATACCAAAAGA includes these proteins:
- a CDS encoding DUF4261 domain-containing protein; translation: MTVQQEAAMQSMVEWLADEHELGREPSKIEIAGEFDLHDMHYYIFKYKKTMLGTWLLGVCGGYEAPDDTEHCGHVFSEMQPYDPATAEQEAIAMVEMIREYWMKQAAALEAEQEQSDPSGSKKESSGLFNGFVLLNASECDLEQIKANLLQDWNISCPSAENPEEEKEGTMVFEVEGFTLAVSFVDAPVPDGEAEHYAQGNYLWPEAVEITKTHVAQIILAVFTRSGSPLDSGRMYTKLAASCLKLPNAIGLYSSGTVFQPEFFVQLAEIMKSDDEFPLLNLVHFGLVRTESGVSGYTVGLEHFGKDEIEVLDSQATPAELRDFLIYISAYVVEQDVTLRDGETIGFTAEQKLPITRSEGIYVDGDSLKIEF
- a CDS encoding aspartyl-phosphate phosphatase Spo0E family protein; its protein translation is MYSDDILHKINGLRQKLIHVANQKGKFTDDEVVQVSQQLDIYILELQKYYITQQEKVIARRSS
- a CDS encoding TerD family protein, coding for MMQNEIYLRRSRKVIVVPEQSKLPDAQLATAMKNIAALGFTCSPALLAALRTLSEVSFLRWYKALIHSLKKLVGAHVAYRPMYPNFPEQVMEASDAVLFLNAWYHYVTNEVPEMEPITREILRGKTKLEIIELGSEEHFRQLMRELMQANTSISDTDKQDLAWVMEHDQDIDALLPDAIPHKEQVGFIVAALLRSGKADVTRIQRYVRTATDVLRLAVAWSDGDVSLAASTPFRKFTRAERRLLLGLLEQCPHPAEDMLRCRHRWVRLGEILHPSEYKSRYPRCQEAFDVLRNNRPYATFGHRLEESLRYFDTDQAVEQLLEQPGEFARRLDHLLRLEGAEAGWIASFFASVADRVATPVLLQVMTHFKYRPYANELRLFFPKGNVAKAFSSPDTRPPVAPDACAAVVEVCEETLLARFAKLPALGNVYLDPQLQNYMVPFSQRSASKSLRTLVRGSKLAMPAGETIRFFLWWKEGVSDGKATGRTDIDLSAVLYDDAWNYKEHISYTNLRSARYKAAHSGDIVSAPHGACEFIDIDIPTVLQYGGRYIVATLHSFTGQAYSELPECFAGWMMRQHPKSGEVFDPATVVDRLDLTANTQIAIPAILDLAERTVIWCDLALTRNPQFYNNVEGHQTGMVAMGKAMTTAAKPNLYELFRLHALARGQLVEREEEAQTVFSVQRGITPFDLEDIMGAFLAS
- a CDS encoding aldo/keto reductase: MTQKTRIGKTDLWVNPIGLGANAVGGHNIHPNLNDETGREVVRTAFDQGIDFVDTAFFYGPERSEQLIGEVMKERGNRSDIVIATKGAHKFVDGKVEIDNSPAFLTAAVENSLRRLQTDYIDLFYIHFPDEQTPKDEAVGTLKKLKDEGKIRAIGVSNFTIEQLREANKDGYVNVIQDEYNLIKRDKERDLLPYAAENGISFIPYFPLASGLLGGKYTKDSQFTDGRANSPMFQGEAFAANLEKVEQVRQIAEAKQAEVAHVVLAWYLTRDAIDALIPGAKRPDQVLNNLKTLSVRLTPEEIERIDQIFKA
- a CDS encoding helix-turn-helix domain-containing protein, with amino-acid sequence MAQILSIGELIQCHRYNRGMTLAQLSELTGIHKGTISKIENGDVKRPEYKTIRPLADTLQIPLETLVELHITVDKRADTLLFVLQDVIQHSGTADLVTKVGRKFLESPSDDSHALVERLYDFTDSLENKEIKLALYQAIVDYSRDHGIMPFLAKGLLQVYLIERDDFSRLRDVYDSGKHIVQFVDFLTSEERITFYYKLAIHAFNLFLYEQSINLCLNVLQEAGEAGREHLYYVNALGILCNSYFYLGDYQRSENFLSLYMHYEYPDVKANAVLMSALINAKKGNSNFAITELRTFLETCSQDAALQAINQLMPLYLQENRLVEARQLIDYPICMESISTNNPNTISQLAEYYYHRAAYFVTLGELNKGVSEYLEGAFHFSRVNDTVQEKECIKQIMCIHLQQNVTMSMSTVEKLKAYYERSAAKENKLEGLV